The proteins below come from a single Verrucomicrobiia bacterium genomic window:
- a CDS encoding CRTAC1 family protein, with protein MHRRFPAPHPFRATIGLLLLAILVPSFAPAIHAAPRWTQLDGYRRAPLPLPAQGQPGFTSIPAVPAGIRFTNRLSEVAALTNHIFLNGSGVALGDIDGDGLPDLFFACLEGPNRLYRNLGNWRFQELDPGPAACPDQYSTGVAFADVTGNRHLDLLVNGIGTGTRLFLNDGSGRFSEAPDSDLPTRRGAMSMALADIDGDGHLDLYVANYRASTMRDAFQLRFSVAMIQGQPVVTRVNGRPVSEPDLVGRFTVSPNGVPIEHGEVDRLYLNDGTGRFRLVPFTTGAFRDASDQPLARPPFDWGLSVMFRDLNGDGLPDLYVCNDFHSEDRVWINRGDGTFREAPPLTLRKTSHFSMGVDFADIDRDGHEDFFLTDMLSRRHRNRMRQVSGHMPQSHPVGAVDSRPQYVRNTLFLNRGDGSYAEIAHFAGLHASEWSWGPVFLDVDLDGYEDLLIPTGFERDVQDIDVADEIERIRLRDRLPDFQALMLRRRFPRLDIPNVAFRNRGDRTFEDAGAAWGFQSTRVSHGIALADLDGDGDLDLVINCLNDGPLLYRNNCPAPRLAIRLRGAPPNSHGIGARLLVRNGPVPLQSQEVIAAGRYLSSDDPLRVFAVHPDQRPLSLEVRWRSGRVSHLDGLLP; from the coding sequence ACGGATATCGCCGCGCCCCGCTCCCCCTCCCCGCCCAGGGGCAGCCCGGCTTCACCTCCATCCCCGCGGTGCCCGCCGGCATCCGCTTCACCAATCGCCTCTCAGAAGTCGCCGCCCTCACCAACCACATCTTCCTCAACGGTTCCGGCGTCGCCCTAGGCGATATCGACGGCGACGGTCTCCCGGACCTCTTCTTCGCCTGCCTCGAAGGTCCCAACCGCCTCTATCGCAATCTTGGCAACTGGCGCTTCCAGGAACTCGACCCGGGCCCCGCCGCCTGCCCCGACCAATACTCCACCGGCGTCGCCTTTGCCGATGTCACCGGCAATCGTCACCTCGATCTCCTCGTCAACGGCATCGGTACCGGCACCCGGCTCTTCCTCAATGACGGCTCCGGCCGGTTCTCCGAGGCCCCCGATTCCGATCTCCCCACCCGCCGCGGCGCCATGTCCATGGCCCTCGCCGACATCGACGGCGACGGTCACCTCGATCTCTACGTCGCCAACTACCGGGCCTCCACCATGCGCGACGCCTTCCAGCTCCGCTTCTCCGTCGCCATGATCCAGGGCCAGCCGGTCGTCACCCGCGTCAACGGCCGCCCCGTCTCCGAACCCGACCTCGTCGGACGCTTCACCGTCTCCCCCAACGGCGTCCCCATCGAGCACGGCGAGGTGGACCGGCTTTACCTCAACGACGGCACCGGACGGTTCCGCCTCGTTCCATTCACCACCGGCGCCTTCCGCGATGCCAGCGATCAGCCCCTCGCCCGCCCCCCCTTCGACTGGGGCCTCTCCGTCATGTTCCGCGACCTCAATGGCGACGGTCTCCCGGACCTCTACGTCTGCAACGATTTCCATTCCGAGGACCGCGTCTGGATCAACCGTGGCGACGGCACCTTCCGCGAAGCCCCGCCTCTCACCCTCCGCAAGACCAGCCACTTCTCCATGGGCGTGGACTTCGCCGACATCGACCGCGACGGCCACGAGGACTTCTTCCTCACCGACATGCTCTCCCGCCGCCACCGCAACCGCATGCGCCAGGTCAGCGGTCACATGCCCCAATCCCACCCCGTCGGCGCCGTCGATTCCCGACCCCAGTACGTCCGCAACACCCTCTTCCTCAATCGCGGCGATGGCTCCTACGCCGAAATCGCCCACTTCGCCGGACTCCACGCCTCCGAATGGTCCTGGGGCCCCGTCTTCCTCGACGTGGACCTTGACGGCTACGAAGACCTCCTCATCCCCACCGGCTTCGAACGCGACGTCCAGGACATCGACGTCGCCGACGAAATCGAGCGCATCCGTCTTCGCGACCGGCTCCCCGACTTTCAGGCCCTCATGCTCCGCCGCCGCTTCCCCCGTCTCGACATCCCCAATGTCGCCTTCCGCAACCGCGGCGACCGCACCTTCGAGGACGCCGGCGCCGCCTGGGGCTTCCAGTCCACCCGCGTCTCCCACGGCATTGCCCTCGCCGACCTCGATGGCGATGGCGACCTCGACCTCGTCATCAATTGCCTCAACGACGGCCCCCTCCTCTACCGCAACAATTGCCCCGCTCCGCGCCTCGCCATCCGTCTCCGCGGCGCCCCCCCAAACTCCCACGGCATCGGCGCACGCCTCCTCGTTCGCAACGGTCCCGTCCCTCTCCAATCCCAGGAGGTCATCGCCGCAGGCCGTTACCTCAGTTCCGACGATCCCCTCCGCGTCTTCGCCGTCCATCCCGACCAACGCCCCCTCTCCCTCGAAGTCCGCTGGCGTTCCGGCCGTGTCTCCCACCTCGACGGACTCCTCCC